From one Peptoniphilaceae bacterium AMB_02 genomic stretch:
- a CDS encoding YtxH domain-containing protein, translating into MNLRDILEAKRKERERALRREEMRKVKKVAAGTIVGSILGAAAGILFAPKAGKETRADIKKMAEEGLETAQVTLNETLDTIKEKSSEAGDQIKEKSKELSDTVKIKSKELTESVKDKYQEFTDRNMIDISDAKDEAKELVEDVKEDIKDGLEKAKEVKKDVSEEVKDKVDEVKDKAEDLKEEAKDKAEDVKDDVKDGIAKGAEKVEKAAEKVKKDMSK; encoded by the coding sequence GTGAATTTAAGAGATATTTTAGAGGCTAAAAGAAAAGAGAGAGAAAGAGCTTTAAGAAGAGAAGAAATGCGAAAGGTTAAAAAAGTTGCAGCAGGAACTATTGTAGGTTCAATTTTAGGTGCTGCAGCTGGTATATTATTTGCACCTAAAGCCGGAAAAGAGACAAGAGCAGACATCAAAAAAATGGCAGAAGAAGGATTGGAAACTGCACAAGTTACGCTGAATGAAACATTAGATACAATTAAAGAAAAGTCTTCCGAAGCCGGCGATCAGATTAAAGAAAAATCTAAAGAATTATCTGATACTGTTAAAATAAAGTCTAAAGAATTAACAGAATCAGTAAAAGATAAGTATCAAGAATTTACTGATAGAAATATGATCGATATAAGTGATGCAAAAGATGAGGCAAAAGAATTAGTTGAGGATGTAAAAGAAGACATTAAAGATGGTCTTGAAAAAGCTAAGGAAGTAAAGAAAGATGTCAGCGAGGAAGTCAAAGATAAGGTTGACGAAGTCAAAGACAAAGCCGAAGATTTAAAAGAAGAGGCCAAAGATAAAGCTGAAGATGTTAAAGATGATGTTAAAGACGGCATCGCAAAAGGTGCTGAGAAAGTAGAAAAGGCTGCTGAAAAAGTAAAAAAAGACATGTCTAAATAA